AAGATTGCGTCGATCGCCTGCGCCGAGAAAGAAACCATTCACAATGAATTGCTTCCCGTCACGCCCGACGCGGTGGTCGCGGCGATTAAAGTCGCAAACGAGGAAGGAGCCAGACGCAAAGGGTCCATTTCCGTCGATTGACGTCGGAACGATTTCAAGCAACCATGTCTTTGATGATATCGCTTACAGAGCGGATATCGTGGATCAAGGCGGCCACTTGGCCTGCGCCGGCGATGGCGTTTTCGTGATCGCCTGTGTCCCAGGCGCGAATGCGGTCGGCGTAATGGAGGGCCTCCTCCAGGTCGATGCCGGGGTCGTCGAGGAGTCTTTTGAGCGACGGCGTGACGATCGCCCGGGTCATCAACACTTTTTGAACGGGAAACAAAGCCGTTCCGCCGTCCGGGCAAGACACGACGGCTTCTTTCCATTTTTCAGACACGGTGCTTTCCTTCGAAGCCAGGAAGCGGGTTCCGATTTGCACGCCTTGCGCGCCCAACGCCAAAGCGGCCCGGTATCCGCGGGCGTCGGCGATGCCGCCCGCGGCGGCAATGGGGATCTTGACGGCATCCGCCACCAAAGGAACGAGCA
This genomic stretch from Candidatus Hydrogenedentota bacterium harbors:
- a CDS encoding nitronate monooxygenase → LVPLVADAVKIPIAAAGGIADARGYRAALALGAQGVQIGTRFLASKESTVSEKWKEAVVSCPDGGTALFPVQKVLMTRAIVTPSLKRLLDDPGIDLEEALHYADRIRAWDTGDHENAIAGAGQVAALIHDIRSVSDIIKDMVA